Proteins found in one Brachyspira murdochii DSM 12563 genomic segment:
- a CDS encoding tRNA-binding protein, with product MENNIKDETSFDNFMALDIRTGTIIEAEDFPKAKRPAYKLKIDFGALGTKVSSAQITKLYKKEDLIGRKIAAVVNFPKKQIANFFSECLVLGAVKDNGEVVLLTTKEDCENGTPIG from the coding sequence ATGGAAAATAATATTAAAGATGAAACCTCATTTGATAACTTTATGGCACTTGATATTAGAACAGGTACTATAATAGAAGCTGAAGATTTTCCTAAAGCTAAAAGACCAGCATATAAATTAAAAATTGATTTTGGGGCATTAGGTACAAAGGTATCATCAGCACAGATAACAAAATTATACAAAAAAGAAGATTTAATAGGAAGGAAGATCGCAGCAGTTGTTAATTTTCCTAAAAAACAAATAGCTAATTTTTTCTCTGAATGTTTAGTTTTAGGTGCTGTAAAAGATAATGGGGAAGTGGTATTATTAACTACTAAAGAAGACTGCGAAAATGGTACACCAATAGGATAA
- a CDS encoding methionine-R-sulfoxide reductase yields the protein MEKRELTEEEKNVIIFKGTEYPFTGKYNDFFEEGVYCCKQCGAELYRSEDKFKSHCGWPSFDDEIKGSVRRSLDEDGYRIEITCSNCGGHLGHVFQGEHFTEKNTRHCVNSISLIFKPKK from the coding sequence ATGGAAAAAAGAGAGCTAACAGAAGAAGAAAAAAATGTAATAATTTTTAAAGGCACAGAATATCCGTTTACAGGAAAATATAATGACTTTTTTGAAGAAGGAGTATACTGCTGCAAACAATGCGGTGCAGAATTATACCGTTCAGAAGATAAATTCAAATCACATTGCGGCTGGCCTAGTTTTGATGATGAGATAAAAGGTTCTGTAAGAAGATCATTAGATGAAGACGGCTACAGAATAGAGATAACCTGCAGTAATTGCGGCGGACATTTAGGTCATGTATTTCAGGGAGAACATTTTACTGAAAAAAATACAAGACATTGTGTAAATTCTATATCATTAATATTTAAACCTAAAAAATAG
- the rpsB gene encoding 30S ribosomal protein S2 → MSLPVMKDLLEAGVHFGHPTRKWDPRMKPFIFQERNDIYIIDLMKTLTYVKKAYDAVKEMARNGGNVLFVGTKKQASQSIKEAAEKCDMYYVNNRWLGGMLTNFATIKKSIARLKRIEKEEVDGTFDKLPKKEVILLLKEKERLEKNFAGIKDMENLPDMLFVIDPMQEAIAVSEARKLGIPVVAVVDTNCNPEVIDHPIPGNDDAIRAISLFAGVVASAVIEGQNEAGKETLAKHDSSSEVPEEEVYDNSATEAAEAIAEQYGVSQEDDE, encoded by the coding sequence ATGTCATTACCAGTTATGAAAGACCTTTTAGAGGCAGGCGTACATTTCGGACACCCAACTAGAAAATGGGATCCTAGAATGAAACCATTTATTTTCCAAGAGAGAAATGATATCTATATCATCGACCTTATGAAAACTTTGACTTACGTTAAAAAAGCATATGATGCAGTTAAAGAAATGGCTAGAAACGGCGGAAATGTTCTTTTTGTAGGAACTAAAAAACAAGCTTCACAAAGCATAAAAGAAGCTGCTGAAAAATGCGATATGTACTATGTTAATAACAGATGGCTTGGCGGTATGCTTACAAACTTTGCTACTATCAAAAAAAGTATTGCCAGACTTAAAAGAATAGAAAAAGAAGAAGTTGACGGTACATTTGATAAACTTCCTAAAAAAGAGGTTATTTTACTTCTTAAAGAAAAAGAAAGATTAGAAAAGAACTTTGCTGGTATTAAAGATATGGAAAACTTACCAGATATGCTTTTTGTAATAGATCCTATGCAGGAAGCTATTGCTGTAAGCGAAGCTAGAAAATTAGGAATACCTGTAGTTGCTGTAGTAGATACTAACTGTAACCCAGAAGTTATTGATCACCCAATACCAGGTAATGATGATGCTATCAGAGCTATAAGTTTATTTGCTGGCGTTGTTGCTTCTGCTGTTATAGAAGGACAAAATGAAGCAGGTAAAGAAACATTGGCTAAACATGATTCTTCAAGTGAGGTACCAGAAGAAGAAGTTTATGACAATAGTGCTACTGAAGCTGCTGAAGCTATTGCTGAACAATACGGTGTTTCTCAAGAAGATGATGAGTAA
- a CDS encoding ATP-grasp domain-containing protein: MKGKRIIIIGAGLLQVPAIQIAQEMGLYTIVFDYNKDAHGMKIADYPMVVSTRDVDGSVRAARDLSQKMEINGVITVGTDASTTVAAVANALGLPGNRFEDAYAASNKIRMRERFKKNNVPQPNFFPVWNYDEAIDAYRHLNTPVVVKPADNMGARGVMKVSNENDILAAFNRAKSASPSGEVIIEEFMDGPELSIDMLIYNDEIYVTGVADRIIEFPPFFIETGHIMPSALEKEKLDDAVNVMKAGIKALNLKIGAAKGDIKVTKNGAMVGEIAARLSGGFMSAYTYPLSTGVNLIKNAIEIALGNPPSDLKPKWNKVSIERAFLPGTGIIESIEGVENAKKVEGIKEVFIKTKAGDILVTPTNNLEKAGNIIAVGNTRDEAIAIANKAMNCVHFKLTDEKSITAEEINRIAHEKLASKQSANYLFKGDTDEKTGLSHYSFNPSIIHEEKQVNLETNIFNMHLSQPIILDTIYNLPEVIDGIMDIREYYEIVLDAASNCEVLAILNDFNNEELFELSIRTIKGSKRGIIMIDGNNPHEVILQRLRAAEKNGACAVGIDLSYCYNITSHNKIYVKSEKELSKIIKEIDIPIIIKGISNENDIHNVNSSHANSIYFSNNNKYALKGMEKVADTINRAACNLHNNHKMQLTLLAESPRYGADTFKYFMLGANAVCITEESFIAAISKGKKGLEYALYSNKLELEKIMKIFGQTALKYNNAIWRKN; this comes from the coding sequence ATGAAAGGTAAACGCATAATAATAATAGGAGCAGGACTATTACAAGTACCTGCTATACAAATAGCTCAGGAAATGGGACTTTACACGATAGTATTTGATTATAATAAAGATGCACATGGAATGAAAATAGCTGACTATCCTATGGTAGTTTCTACTAGAGATGTAGATGGAAGTGTAAGAGCAGCCAGAGATTTGAGTCAAAAAATGGAAATTAACGGAGTTATCACTGTAGGTACAGATGCTTCTACAACTGTGGCTGCTGTTGCTAATGCTTTAGGGCTTCCGGGAAACAGATTTGAAGATGCATATGCTGCTTCAAATAAAATAAGAATGCGTGAAAGATTTAAAAAAAATAATGTACCTCAGCCTAATTTCTTTCCAGTATGGAATTATGATGAAGCAATAGATGCTTATAGACATTTAAATACGCCTGTTGTAGTAAAACCTGCTGATAATATGGGAGCTCGCGGTGTAATGAAGGTTTCAAATGAAAATGATATACTTGCTGCATTTAATAGGGCAAAAAGTGCATCTCCTTCAGGGGAAGTTATCATAGAAGAGTTTATGGACGGTCCAGAACTATCTATAGATATGCTTATATATAATGATGAAATATATGTTACTGGAGTAGCCGACAGAATAATAGAGTTTCCTCCATTTTTTATAGAGACTGGACATATTATGCCTTCTGCTTTGGAAAAAGAAAAATTAGATGATGCTGTTAATGTAATGAAAGCTGGTATAAAGGCATTAAATTTAAAAATAGGTGCTGCTAAAGGCGATATAAAAGTTACAAAAAATGGTGCTATGGTAGGAGAAATTGCTGCAAGACTATCGGGCGGATTTATGAGTGCCTATACCTACCCTCTTTCTACTGGTGTAAACTTGATAAAAAATGCCATAGAAATAGCATTGGGTAATCCTCCAAGCGATTTAAAACCAAAATGGAATAAAGTTTCTATTGAAAGGGCATTTTTACCCGGTACTGGCATTATAGAATCAATTGAAGGTGTTGAAAACGCTAAAAAAGTTGAAGGAATAAAAGAAGTATTTATAAAAACAAAAGCTGGAGACATACTTGTTACTCCTACAAATAATTTGGAAAAAGCTGGTAATATTATTGCTGTAGGAAATACCAGAGATGAAGCAATAGCAATAGCAAATAAAGCTATGAACTGCGTACATTTTAAATTGACAGATGAAAAAAGTATTACAGCTGAAGAAATAAATAGAATAGCACATGAAAAACTAGCTTCAAAACAAAGTGCCAATTATCTATTTAAAGGTGATACTGACGAAAAAACAGGTCTTTCTCATTACTCTTTTAATCCTAGTATAATTCATGAAGAAAAACAAGTTAATTTAGAAACTAATATATTTAATATGCATTTATCACAGCCAATTATACTAGATACTATATACAATCTTCCTGAAGTAATAGATGGTATAATGGATATAAGAGAATATTATGAAATAGTATTAGATGCTGCTTCTAACTGCGAAGTATTGGCTATATTAAATGATTTTAATAATGAGGAATTATTTGAGCTTTCAATAAGAACTATAAAAGGAAGTAAAAGAGGAATTATCATGATAGATGGTAATAATCCTCATGAAGTTATTTTACAAAGATTAAGAGCTGCAGAAAAAAATGGTGCCTGTGCTGTGGGAATAGATTTATCATACTGCTATAACATCACATCTCATAATAAAATATATGTAAAAAGCGAAAAAGAATTATCAAAAATTATAAAGGAAATAGATATTCCTATAATAATTAAGGGAATATCAAATGAAAATGACATTCATAATGTCAATTCTTCACATGCAAATAGTATATATTTTTCAAATAATAATAAGTATGCATTAAAAGGTATGGAAAAAGTTGCCGATACTATAAACAGAGCAGCATGTAATTTGCATAATAATCATAAAATGCAATTAACATTGCTGGCAGAGTCTCCTAGATATGGAGCTGATACTTTTAAATATTTTATGTTAGGAGCTAACGCTGTTTGTATAACAGAAGAAAGCTTTATTGCTGCTATAAGTAAAGGCAAAAAAGGTCTTGAATATGCACTATACTCTAATAAATTGGAATTAGAAAAAATAATGAAAATATTCGGACAAACTGCTTTAAAATATAACAATGCAATATGGCGAAAGAACTAG
- the tsf gene encoding translation elongation factor Ts: MANINMDIIKELRERTGVGIMDCKKALQETDGDMDKAIRLLKEKGAAVAAKKNERTVKEGSIGFCVNDDKNKLACIELQCETDFVAKNELFINLAKEIANTAMGFDDVSVDSLLNAKVANGDTIQGMINEGIQKWGEKTVLAEAKVMKTDGFFGTYCHFNNKLVAIVEFDVKPKGKCQEIADQIAMHVASEKPLALNREGIDPNAVKEQKEIFEKQVRDAGKPENMIEKIVDGKMSAWYSESVLIDQKLFTDNKISIKSLIDEISKEAGSEASIKNFVIVSLGL; this comes from the coding sequence ATGGCAAATATTAATATGGATATTATTAAGGAGCTTAGAGAACGTACAGGCGTAGGTATTATGGACTGTAAAAAAGCTCTTCAAGAGACTGACGGTGATATGGATAAGGCTATTCGCCTTCTTAAAGAAAAAGGTGCTGCTGTCGCTGCTAAAAAAAATGAGCGTACAGTTAAAGAAGGTTCTATAGGCTTTTGTGTTAATGATGATAAAAATAAACTTGCATGCATAGAACTTCAATGCGAAACTGATTTCGTTGCTAAAAATGAATTATTCATCAATTTAGCTAAAGAAATTGCTAATACTGCTATGGGATTTGATGATGTGTCAGTAGATTCTCTTTTGAATGCTAAGGTAGCTAATGGCGACACTATTCAAGGTATGATAAATGAGGGTATACAAAAATGGGGAGAAAAAACAGTACTTGCAGAAGCTAAAGTTATGAAAACTGACGGTTTCTTTGGTACTTATTGCCACTTCAATAATAAACTTGTTGCTATAGTAGAATTTGATGTTAAACCAAAAGGAAAATGTCAGGAAATAGCAGATCAAATAGCTATGCATGTTGCTAGTGAAAAGCCTTTAGCTTTAAATAGAGAAGGAATAGATCCTAATGCTGTTAAAGAGCAGAAAGAAATATTTGAAAAACAAGTTAGAGATGCTGGCAAACCAGAAAACATGATAGAAAAAATAGTTGATGGTAAAATGAGTGCTTGGTATTCTGAAAGTGTTCTTATAGACCAAAAATTATTTACTGACAATAAAATCTCTATTAAAAGTTTAATAGATGAAATCTCTAAAGAAGCGGGTTCTGAAGCATCTATCAAAAATTTTGTAATTGTTTCATTAGGTTTATAA
- a CDS encoding alanine/glycine:cation symporter family protein: MYIIEQLVSRINSFLWDYTLLIFLCGTGLYFTIRLRFIQIREFKDSFKSTFGSVSLKGNAADEHGMSSFQSLATSIAAQVGTGNLAGAATALVAGGPGAIFWMWVSAFLGMATIFAEATLAQKFKTYKDGYVIGGPAYYIQAAYKGTLGKVISVVFAVLIIFALGIMGNMVQSNSISSAFSNSFPVNTKVIGVIAAVLSGFIFLGGVKRIASFTEKIVPIMAISYLVGAIVLIMLNITKVPHAFYMIFVSAFNPQAVIGGSLGIGIQQAMRFGIARGLFSNEAGMGSTPHAHAIAKVDHPCEQGVVAMMGVFFTFIVLTLTALVILTSGILEEQIYHLSSPSLIPETLKGIGLAQKAFEMKFGHIGVIFIALCLLFFAFSTIIAWYFFGEQNIKYLFGQKAAKVYALVVVVFIFIGSTLKVDLVWALADCFNGLMVIPNLLGILALSPLVSSLAKDYKKFKKEKESKNK, encoded by the coding sequence ATGTACATTATTGAACAATTAGTCTCGAGAATTAATTCATTTTTATGGGACTATACACTACTTATATTTTTATGCGGTACAGGTTTATATTTTACTATACGTTTAAGATTTATACAAATAAGAGAGTTTAAAGACAGTTTCAAATCTACATTTGGTTCAGTATCATTGAAAGGAAATGCAGCTGATGAACATGGCATGAGTTCTTTTCAATCATTGGCAACTTCAATAGCAGCTCAGGTTGGTACTGGAAATTTGGCTGGTGCAGCAACAGCTTTGGTGGCAGGAGGACCGGGTGCTATATTTTGGATGTGGGTATCTGCTTTTTTGGGAATGGCTACAATATTTGCTGAAGCTACTTTGGCTCAGAAGTTTAAAACATATAAAGATGGCTATGTTATAGGAGGACCTGCATATTATATACAGGCTGCTTATAAAGGAACTTTAGGTAAAGTAATATCAGTTGTATTTGCTGTACTTATTATTTTTGCTTTAGGGATAATGGGAAATATGGTGCAGTCTAATTCTATATCATCAGCATTTTCAAATTCTTTTCCTGTTAATACAAAAGTTATAGGTGTAATTGCAGCAGTACTTTCTGGATTTATATTTTTGGGCGGAGTAAAAAGAATAGCTTCTTTTACAGAAAAAATAGTTCCTATAATGGCTATATCTTATTTAGTTGGTGCTATTGTATTAATAATGCTTAATATAACAAAAGTTCCGCATGCGTTTTACATGATATTTGTATCGGCATTTAATCCTCAGGCTGTTATTGGCGGATCATTAGGTATAGGAATTCAGCAGGCTATGCGTTTTGGTATAGCTAGAGGATTATTTTCTAATGAAGCAGGTATGGGTTCTACTCCGCATGCCCACGCTATTGCAAAAGTGGATCATCCTTGCGAACAGGGTGTTGTTGCTATGATGGGAGTATTTTTTACTTTTATAGTATTAACATTAACCGCTTTGGTTATATTAACTTCTGGAATATTAGAAGAACAAATTTATCATTTGAGTTCTCCAAGTTTAATACCAGAAACTTTAAAAGGAATAGGATTAGCTCAGAAAGCTTTTGAAATGAAATTCGGACATATTGGAGTAATATTTATAGCTTTATGTCTGCTATTTTTTGCTTTTTCTACAATTATTGCTTGGTATTTTTTTGGAGAGCAGAATATAAAATATTTATTTGGACAAAAAGCTGCTAAAGTATATGCATTAGTAGTTGTTGTATTTATATTTATAGGTTCTACACTTAAAGTAGATTTAGTATGGGCTTTAGCAGATTGTTTTAATGGATTAATGGTTATACCAAATCTTCTTGGTATATTGGCATTAAGTCCTTTAGTTTCATCGCTTGCAAAAGATTATAAAAAGTTTAAAAAAGAAAAAGAAAGTAAAAATAAATAA
- a CDS encoding DNA repair helicase XPB — MNKNAPLIVQGDGTILLDVSTKHFEEIRNFMLVFAELVKSPEYIHTYRITLVSLWNAASLNYTSEQIIGFLKKYTSYEIPKNIIKQIETSIEKYGRIKIIKENEKYYLISEDKNIIDEILHYKLMTKYIKAEINNNKLEIDATYRGHIKLALINIGYPVQDLAGYKTGEPYHFNMRTKLPSNGEDFALRDYQKNSVEAFYADGKPEGGAGVIALPCGTGKTVVGIAAMYKTQTRTLIIVTGVTACRQWRDEILDKTDIPPEDIGEYNGLNKEIKPITIATYKILTYRKNKESPFVHFELFFQYNWGLIIYDEVHLLPAPIIKLTSEIQSMRRLGLTATLVREDGLEKDVFCLIGPKKFDIPWRELEEKKFIAEAYCYDIRIPLDESHRSDYVVSSDKVKFRIASENVLKYTVVKKIIEKLQGKNILIIGQYLDQLNEMKKRTGYTIITGKTPQAERDIIYKKFKTGEIKILIVSKVANLAVDLPDANVLIQISGTFGSRQEEAQRLGRVLRPKKGENKSYFFSIITTDTKEEDFAHKRQLFLTEQGYHYELLDKDSFEELEFNN; from the coding sequence TTGAACAAGAATGCTCCTCTCATAGTTCAGGGCGATGGTACTATTCTTTTAGATGTTAGTACAAAACATTTTGAAGAAATTAGAAATTTTATGCTTGTATTTGCCGAACTTGTAAAAAGTCCTGAATATATACATACTTACAGAATAACATTAGTATCATTATGGAATGCAGCAAGTTTAAACTACACTTCAGAACAGATAATTGGATTTTTAAAAAAATATACCTCTTATGAAATACCAAAGAACATAATAAAACAAATAGAAACAAGTATTGAAAAGTATGGAAGAATAAAAATTATCAAAGAAAATGAAAAATATTATCTTATAAGTGAAGACAAGAACATAATAGATGAAATTCTGCACTATAAACTTATGACTAAATATATAAAAGCAGAAATTAATAATAACAAATTAGAGATAGATGCCACATACAGAGGTCATATAAAATTAGCACTTATAAATATAGGATATCCAGTACAGGATTTGGCAGGTTATAAAACAGGAGAGCCTTATCATTTTAATATGAGAACAAAATTACCTTCTAACGGTGAAGATTTTGCTTTAAGAGATTATCAAAAAAACTCTGTTGAAGCATTTTATGCAGACGGCAAGCCAGAAGGAGGTGCGGGAGTAATAGCACTTCCATGCGGTACTGGTAAAACTGTTGTAGGTATTGCGGCAATGTACAAAACTCAAACTAGAACACTTATTATAGTTACTGGGGTTACTGCATGCAGGCAATGGAGAGATGAAATACTTGATAAAACAGATATACCTCCAGAAGATATAGGCGAATATAACGGACTAAATAAAGAAATTAAGCCTATAACAATAGCTACTTATAAAATCCTTACATATAGAAAAAATAAAGAATCTCCTTTTGTGCATTTTGAACTATTTTTCCAGTATAATTGGGGACTTATAATATATGATGAAGTTCATTTACTTCCAGCTCCTATTATAAAACTTACAAGCGAAATTCAAAGTATGAGAAGACTTGGTCTTACTGCTACTTTAGTACGTGAAGATGGGCTTGAAAAAGATGTTTTCTGTCTAATAGGTCCCAAAAAATTTGATATACCTTGGAGAGAGCTTGAAGAAAAAAAGTTTATTGCTGAAGCATACTGCTATGATATAAGAATACCTTTAGATGAAAGTCATAGGTCTGATTATGTGGTATCAAGCGATAAAGTAAAATTCAGAATAGCAAGTGAGAATGTTCTTAAATACACAGTAGTAAAAAAGATTATAGAAAAACTTCAGGGTAAAAATATACTTATAATAGGTCAGTATTTGGATCAATTAAATGAGATGAAAAAAAGAACTGGATATACTATTATCACTGGAAAAACTCCTCAGGCTGAAAGAGATATTATATATAAAAAATTTAAAACAGGTGAAATAAAAATACTTATAGTAAGTAAGGTTGCTAATTTAGCAGTTGATTTACCAGATGCTAATGTATTAATACAGATATCAGGAACTTTCGGTTCAAGGCAGGAAGAAGCTCAAAGGCTTGGAAGGGTTTTAAGACCAAAAAAAGGTGAAAATAAAAGCTATTTCTTTTCTATTATTACTACAGATACAAAAGAAGAAGACTTTGCTCATAAAAGACAATTATTTCTTACAGAGCAGGGTTATCATTATGAACTTCTTGATAAAGATTCTTTTGAAGAACTTGAATTTAATAATTAA
- a CDS encoding tetratricopeptide repeat protein — translation MSENTNKIQKNAELIFTYIYNNRIIFISGFVLLIVIIAGVLIYKANIESQDSARNTEFESALALYNVYQNAQLPKEQLNDPALIIDITSRFQKVYSAAKGKTLRLRSAYALGCVYYDIKNFTEAEKYYQEVANARGFYLQDSAMYNLANTQIELTNYTQAASTLENFTKAYPKSYLIPQAALTLSDVYLAQNDKTKALNVLKSWVSQNTNNIEYLNIFRETISLIENNVY, via the coding sequence ATGTCTGAAAACACAAATAAAATACAAAAAAATGCTGAGTTAATATTCACATACATATACAATAATAGAATAATATTTATATCGGGCTTTGTATTATTAATAGTAATAATAGCTGGTGTTTTAATATATAAAGCTAATATAGAAAGTCAGGATTCCGCCAGAAACACTGAGTTTGAATCTGCTTTGGCATTGTATAATGTATATCAAAATGCTCAATTACCAAAAGAGCAATTAAATGATCCTGCATTAATTATTGATATTACTTCAAGATTTCAGAAAGTATACTCAGCTGCCAAAGGAAAAACACTAAGATTAAGAAGTGCATATGCTTTAGGCTGTGTTTACTATGATATAAAAAATTTCACAGAAGCTGAAAAATACTATCAGGAAGTGGCAAATGCAAGAGGTTTTTATTTACAAGATAGTGCAATGTATAATTTGGCAAATACCCAGATAGAATTAACAAATTATACTCAGGCTGCTTCTACTTTAGAAAACTTCACTAAAGCATATCCTAAAAGCTATTTGATACCTCAAGCTGCTTTAACATTATCTGATGTTTATTTGGCACAGAATGATAAAACTAAAGCATTAAATGTGTTAAAATCATGGGTTAGTCAGAACACTAATAATATAGAATATCTTAATATATTTAGAGAAACTATTTCATTAATAGAAAATAATGTTTATTAA
- a CDS encoding tetratricopeptide repeat protein yields the protein MEASLIVILVLIVLLGFATQYVIKSGSYPIKLKKIVQAYNEQNYDVAMREINTLDPKYKKDANILWMTANMYYKQQQYILAMAALQNMIDGAYFTKELSELTVREFLARIYEQTGNTKKAIDEYDMITKIRDNDYDSLFKAGSVCYQYGEWVQAQKYLSSAAAQNDSNPQLLYMLAECFYKIRSYHAAQQQIEKAIALDGTNPSYHLLLGEILSSSRDFQNAIKELEIAYESNEVSDKDAISLNLANSYYELGNYTKAREYYGQVLTKENIPNEKVVDERYRYAETLVKNKQFEAAVKQWEIIKSVRNIYLDVDQKLKTYSSIIANNAFRTALEMDIIEYLEKYFYRILTLNGYVVTDHTKKSDTLVFFVTIKKFGSEGQSYKSTFALDTSGYPMRQETVDQFMEYARQYKSAHSFLISIGDFAPNLKVDDTVMIIEPDRFEAIIEGVISFSD from the coding sequence GTGGAAGCTTCATTAATCGTAATATTAGTTTTAATTGTTTTATTAGGTTTTGCCACTCAGTACGTTATTAAAAGCGGCTCATACCCTATCAAACTAAAAAAAATAGTTCAGGCCTACAATGAACAAAATTATGATGTAGCCATGAGAGAAATTAATACTCTAGATCCTAAATATAAAAAAGATGCCAATATATTATGGATGACGGCTAATATGTATTATAAACAGCAGCAGTACATACTTGCTATGGCAGCATTACAAAATATGATAGACGGAGCATATTTTACTAAAGAATTAAGCGAATTAACTGTAAGAGAATTTTTAGCTAGAATATACGAACAAACAGGAAATACAAAGAAAGCTATAGATGAATATGATATGATTACAAAAATAAGAGATAATGATTATGACTCTTTATTCAAAGCTGGTTCTGTTTGTTATCAATATGGAGAATGGGTACAGGCTCAAAAATATCTTTCTTCAGCTGCAGCTCAGAATGACAGCAATCCGCAGTTATTGTATATGCTTGCTGAATGTTTTTATAAAATACGTTCTTACCATGCAGCTCAGCAGCAAATAGAAAAAGCTATTGCATTAGATGGTACTAACCCTTCATACCACTTATTATTAGGTGAAATATTATCTTCAAGCAGAGATTTCCAAAATGCTATTAAAGAACTAGAAATAGCATATGAAAGTAATGAAGTATCTGATAAAGATGCAATATCTTTAAACCTTGCTAACTCATACTATGAGCTTGGAAACTATACAAAAGCAAGAGAATATTATGGACAAGTACTTACTAAAGAAAATATACCTAATGAAAAAGTTGTTGATGAAAGATACAGATATGCTGAAACTTTGGTAAAAAACAAACAGTTTGAAGCTGCTGTTAAACAATGGGAAATAATTAAATCAGTAAGAAATATATACTTAGACGTAGACCAAAAATTAAAAACATACAGTTCTATCATAGCAAACAATGCATTCAGAACCGCCTTGGAAATGGATATTATAGAATATTTGGAAAAATATTTCTACAGAATATTAACATTAAACGGATACGTAGTTACAGATCATACTAAAAAATCTGATACTTTGGTATTCTTTGTTACTATTAAGAAATTTGGTTCTGAAGGTCAGTCGTACAAAAGTACATTTGCTTTAGATACTTCCGGATATCCTATGCGTCAGGAAACAGTAGATCAGTTTATGGAATATGCTAGACAGTACAAAAGTGCTCACTCTTTCTTAATAAGTATAGGAGATTTTGCACCTAATTTGAAAGTAGATGATACCGTAATGATTATTGAACCAGACAGATTTGAAGCTATTATTGAAGGTGTAATATCATTCAGCGACTAG
- a CDS encoding GNAT family N-acetyltransferase: MKIRLANVEDTLPILKIYSQYIDMPITFEYKLPTEEEFKKRIENITKKYPYLLCEDESGKIIGYAYANKFMEREAYNWNTELSVYIDNSSTSKGIGKKLCYIIIDILKYQGIRNIYSKVTLPNEKSEKLHYSLGFNLIGTYHNVGYKNNNWYNVGLFEKEISKSLDKPKDIINIKDIENEKLTAIINNFL; this comes from the coding sequence ATGAAAATAAGATTAGCTAATGTAGAAGACACTTTACCAATACTTAAAATATACTCTCAGTATATTGACATGCCTATTACTTTTGAATACAAACTTCCAACTGAAGAAGAGTTCAAAAAAAGAATAGAAAATATAACTAAAAAATATCCGTACTTATTATGCGAAGATGAAAGCGGTAAAATAATAGGATATGCTTATGCCAATAAGTTTATGGAAAGAGAAGCGTATAATTGGAATACTGAGCTTTCAGTATATATAGATAATTCCAGCACTTCTAAAGGCATAGGTAAAAAATTATGCTATATAATTATAGATATTTTAAAATATCAGGGAATAAGAAATATATATTCAAAAGTTACACTGCCTAATGAAAAAAGCGAAAAACTTCATTATTCTTTAGGATTTAATCTTATAGGTACTTATCATAATGTAGGATACAAAAATAATAATTGGTACAATGTAGGACTATTTGAAAAAGAGATTTCTAAAAGTCTTGATAAACCTAAAGATATTATAAATATAAAAGATATTGAAAATGAAAAATTAACAGCTATTATCAATAATTTCTTATAA